A genomic segment from Glycine max cultivar Williams 82 chromosome 1, Glycine_max_v4.0, whole genome shotgun sequence encodes:
- the LOC100800367 gene encoding protein IN CHLOROPLAST ATPASE BIOGENESIS, chloroplastic gives MKVGGVVLYGGAPRGSVVPLLLSRRRVSLCASSSSYSSISDHVSFVKDVAATQPPQHLSQLLSILKTRGESIISPGARQGLIPLAIPLSKNSSGNVTALLRWPTAPPEMEMPVVEVRKYGVWLLAKSVDQFIQRLLVEEDTKNGRERNEEVFYASGDAGEKFYRKGDFTESGISNLDVYLLKKVGLFPDIIERKVARHFEEGDLVSALVTGEFYTKKEHFPGFARPFVFNSEVLLRVGRKVEAKDAARGALKSPWWTLGCKYQDVANIAQWDDEQIEYVKEKVTEEGRQEDLKKGKAPAQVVLDEAAFLLDLASIEGEWDEYLERIAKCYEEAGLHDVAKFILYRD, from the exons ATGAAGGTCGGCGGCGTGGTGTTATACGGCGGAGCTCCACGTGGCAGCGTCGTGCCTCTTCTTCTCAGCCGCCGCAGAGTTTCTCTTTGcgcctcttcttcttcttactcCTCCATTTCTG ACCACGTTTCTTTCGTGAAGGATGTAGCTGCGACTCAGCCTCCTCAACATCTTTCACAACTCCTCAGTATTCTGAAGACCAGAG GTGAATCTATTATCTCCCCGGGTGCCAGGCAAGGATTAATTCCTCTTGCTATACCACTGTCAAAAAATAGCTCTG GTAATGTGACTGCACTGTTGCGGTGGCCGACGGCTCCACCTGA GATGGAAATGCCAGTGGTGGAAGTCAGAAAATATGGAGTATGGCTTTTAGCTAAGAGT gTAGACCAATTTATACAACGACTGTTGGTTGAGGAAGATACCAAGAATGGTCGAGAGAGAAATGAAGAAGTATTTTATGCTTCGGGTGATGCTGGGGAGAAATTTTACAGGAAGGGTGATTTTACAGAGTCTGGAATTTCTAACCTAGATGTCTATCTTTTGAAAAAG GTTGGTCTATTTCCAGATATCATAGAGCGGAAAGTGGCACGACATTTTGAGGAAGGAGATCTT GTTTCAGCATTAGTAACTGGGGAATTTTATACCAAGAAGGAGCATTTTCCAGGATTTGCTCGACCTTTTGTGTTCAATTCTGAGGTTTTGTTGAG GGTTGGGCGTAAAGTAGAAGCTAAAGATGCTGCCAGGGGAGCTTTGAAGTCACCATGGTGGACTCTTGGCTGCAAGTATCAG GACGTAGCTAATATAGCACAATGGGATGATGAGCAAATTGAGTACGTTAAAGAGAAGGTAACTGAAGAGGGAAGGCAAGAAGATCTTAAAAAGGGGAAGGCCCCTGCACAG GTTGTATTAGATGAAGCTGCTTTCTTGTTGGATTTGGCTTCTATAGAGGGAGAATGGGATGAGTATTTGGAGCGGATTGCCAAATGTTACGAGGAAGCGGGACTTCATGATGTCGCAAAATTCATACTTTATAGAGATTAA
- the LOC100800905 gene encoding filament-like plant protein 7 isoform X1: MDHKSWLWGNKATQKTNLATDKTNLTSKENGEVQAPLTDKEKLEKDLKRLNDKLAFTLSECNAKDEQIKKQTKIVQEAVADSFEGWEKAEAEILSMKQHLDESIQKQLVYKERVAQLDGALKECMQQLRFVREEQELRIHDAVMKASKEFEEAYIVLEEQLSETSKGLAKSGVENSRLNKSIIAKENLIEDLKRQLAHAEADHNALMIRLESIEKDNASLKYEAQVLEKELAIRNEEREFNCRAADASHKLHLQSVKKIANLESECQRLRILVRKRLPSQACLAKMKNEVEMLEQDSLEMRRKNLNSTSVVVESSLDSSPETTIRRITALTDQLCGVEEENKTLKESLNRKANEIQFSRVMLARTASKLMRLESEIESRGHVTLEQPKSNPALQDISLSSTSDIGSEDKVSCADSWASALISQLEHFRSVKQKESMSCKSVGPSDISLMDDFLEMEKLAVVSVEKAPKISCASLEENNEIDGLPEARPNGISSEVISKEIIPVSDHLSEFSTSNQESCSIDILNGDIPGWLLDVVKVILEQKCVTHKNLDDIREDIRLALSYLNNADQCGFDSSKGHPFDGSKPLHFSQHTSWKPLNNSVVDPCGEVNDAEILSIKGTKQKPQRDLSQSIGKIIELIEGISMPAEDYDNSDSLYKRDGNIRTHKNQGMPTGYMVRVFQWKTSELSNVLQQFLHVCYDLLNDKADHEKFATELTTALDWIMNHCFSLQDVSSMRDAIKKQFDWDETQSENEAETGMFADTYKLHLPIEQLSCLPVLTNSDCHDVPTEEMQYVDKEEIKNIEDKVISSESEKEALEGRLQSAINQLQESEKTIGSLRLELQTLKELNRILEEQVQNHAFINVDLDTQLTETELKEANHKVLALEVELENKNQYCEELETRCVELQLQLESMTKKWSDNDVNQRDEPLQTDWEITSASEKLAECQETILNLGKQLKALAAPKDASLFDNAIAAQCHTVTDTNIVPLKDTKVKNRSSLFDQMLADDDTKGKVSKASERGSSPTSIPGFKLPLEKILLLNGLKGQDDSASVNSMAIVPAKKSSGRNFWRRLFGRKKSKKKTQLSLNT; the protein is encoded by the exons ATGGATCACAAGTCTTGGCTTTGGGGGAACAAAGCCACACAGAAGACAAATTTAGCAACTGACAAAACAAATCTCACTTCAAAAGAAAATGGAGAG gtACAGGCTCCTCTAactgataaagaaaaattggagaaagacttaaaaagattaaatgatAAGCTTGCTTTTACACTTTCTGAATGCAATGCTAAAGATGAGCAGATCAAGAAACAAACGAAAATTGTACAAGAAGCAGTAGCAG ATTCCTTTGAAGGATGGGAGAAAGCAGAAGCTGAAATATTGTCTATGAAGCAACATCTCGATGAATCTATACAGAAGCAGTTAGTTTATAAAGAAAGAGTGGCCCAATTGGATGGTGCTCTCAAGGAATGTATGCAACAGTTACGTTTTGTTAGAGAAGAACAAGAGCTAAGGATTCATGATGCTGTGATGAAGGCTTCTAAAGAATTTGAAGAAGCATACATAGTTTTGGAGGAGCAGCTATCAGAGACCAGTAAAGGGCTTGCTAAATCTGGGGTTGAAAATTCTCGTCTTAATAAATCTATTATTGCTAAAGAAAATTTGATTGAAGATCTGAAAAGACAATTGGCTCATGCAGAGGCTGATCATAATGCACTGATGATTAGATTAGAGTCCATTGAGAAAGATAATGCATCCCTAAAGTATGAAGCTCAAGTGCTTGAAAAGGAACTTGCTATTAGAAATGAGGAAAGAGAATTTAATTGTCGAGCAGCTGATGCTTCTCATAAGCTGCACTTAcagagtgtaaaaaaaattgccaaCTTAGAATCAGAATGTCAGAGGCTGCGTATTCTGGTTCGAAAACGGTTACCAAGTCAAGCTTGCCtggcaaaaatgaaaaatgaagtcGAAATGTTGGAACAGGATTCACTTGAAATGAGAAGGAAAAACTTGAACTCAACCAGTGTAGTggttgaatcttcacttgacaGTTCTCCTGAGACTACCATTAGAAGAATCACTGCTTTGACCGATCAACTATGTGGtgtggaagaagaaaacaagacCTTGAAAGAATCGCTAAATAGGAAAGCAAATGAAATCCAATTCTCCAGAGTAATGCTTGCTCGCACAGCTTCTAAACTGATGCGACTTGAGTCAGAGATTGAATCTAGAGGTCATGTAACCTTGGAGCAGCCTAAAAGTAATCCTGCATTGCAAGACATATCTTTGTCATCAACGTCTGACATTGGCAGTGAGGACAAGGTTAGCTGTGCTGACTCCTGGGCTTCTGCATTGATTTCACAATTGGAGCACTTTAGAAGTGTAAAACAGAAGGAATCAATGTCTTGTAAAAGTGTTGGACCTTCAGATATAAGCCTAATGGATGACTTCCTTGAAATGGAAAAATTAGCAGTGGTCTCTGTTGAAAAAGCCCCCAAAATTTCTTGTGCTTCTTTAGAAGAAAACAATGAAATAGATGGCCTGCCAGAGGCTAGACCGAATGGGATTAGCTCTGAAGTAATAAGTAAGGAGATTATTCCTGTTTCTGATCATTTGTCAGAGTTCTCTACATCTAATCAGGAATCATGTTCCATTGACATATTAAATGGTGATATTCCTGGTTGGCTTCTGGATGTAGTAAAAGTGATCTTGGAACAAAAGTGTGTCACTCATAAGAACCTTGATGACATACGTGAGGATATTAGATTGGCTTTGAGCTATCTAAATAATGCAGATCAATGTGGGTTTGATTCAAGCAAAGGCCATCCATTTGATGGATCTAAGCCTCTACATTTTAGTCAGCACACCTCATGGAAACCTTTGAATAATTCTGTGGTAGATCCATGTGGTGAAGTAAATGATGCCGAGATTTTATCAATAAAGGGAACTAAACAGAAACCTCAAAGAGATTTGAGCCAGTCAATAGGTAAGATAATTGAGCTTATTGAAGGGATTAGCATGCCTGCTGAGGATTATGATAATTCAGATTCCTTGTACAAAAGAGATGGAAATATCCGTACACATAAGAATCAAGGAATGCCAACAGGCTACATGGTCCGTGTTTTCCAGTGGAAAACATCTGAACTCAGTAATGTCTTGCAGCAATTTCTCCATGTGTGTTACGATTTACTCAATGACAAGGCTGATCATGAAAAATTTGCCACAGAACTAACGACAGCTTTGGATTGGATTATGAATCACTGCTTTTCACTTCAGGATGTTTCTAGTATGAGGGATGccattaaaaaacaatttgattGGGATGAGACGCAAAGTGAAAATGAAGCTGAAACAGGGATGTTTGCAGACACATATAAGTTGCATCTTCCCATAGAACAGTTATCATGTTTGCCTGTGCTAACTAATTCAGATTGTCATGATGTTCCAACTGAAGAGATGCAATATGTtgataaggaagaaattaaaaatattgaagataAAGTAATCAGTTCTGAATCTGAGAAAGAAGCCTTGGAAGGGAGGCTCCAATCAGCTATAAATCAACTTCAGGAATCAGAGAAAACTATTGGCAGCTTGAGATTGGAGTTACAAACCTTGAAAGAATTGAATCGAATACTTGAGGAGCAAGTacaaaatcatgcattcataaATGTAGATCTTGACACTCAGCTAACAGAAACTGAATTAAAAGAAGCTAATCACAAAGTTTTGGCATTAGAAGTGGAACTGGAGAACAAAAATCAATATTGTGAAGAATTAGAGACCAGATGCGTTGAACTTCAGCTCCAGCTTGAAAG CATGACAAAGAAGTGGTCGGACAATGATGTTAATCAAAGAGATGAGCCACTGCAAACT GACTGGGAGATAACTTCTGCTTCAGAAAAGTTGGCGGAGTGTCAAGAAACCATCCTTAACCTTGGGAAGCAGTTGAAGGCCTTAGCTGCACCAAAGGATGCCTCCCTTTTTGACAATGCCATTGCTGCCCAATGTCATACAGTTACAGACACAAATATTGTCCCCCTAAAAGACACGAAAGTGAAAAATCGATCTTCTCTATTTGATCAGATGTTGGCTGATGATGATACTAAAGGAAAGGTTAGCAAAGCAAGTGAAAGAGGCTCCAGTCCCACCAGCATTCCTGGTTTTAAGCTGCCCCTGGAAAAGATTTTACTTTTGAATGGACTTAAAGGCCAGGATGACAGTGCCAGTGTTAATTCTATGGCCATTGTACCAGCCAAGAAATCCAGTGGTCGGAATTTTTGGAGAAGGCTATTTGGGAGAAAGaaatccaaaaagaaaacacaGCTTTCGTTGAACACATGA
- the LOC100800905 gene encoding filament-like plant protein 7 isoform X2: MDHKSWLWGNKATQKTNLATDKTNLTSKENGEVQAPLTDKEKLEKDLKRLNDKLAFTLSECNAKDEQIKKQTKIVQEAVAGWEKAEAEILSMKQHLDESIQKQLVYKERVAQLDGALKECMQQLRFVREEQELRIHDAVMKASKEFEEAYIVLEEQLSETSKGLAKSGVENSRLNKSIIAKENLIEDLKRQLAHAEADHNALMIRLESIEKDNASLKYEAQVLEKELAIRNEEREFNCRAADASHKLHLQSVKKIANLESECQRLRILVRKRLPSQACLAKMKNEVEMLEQDSLEMRRKNLNSTSVVVESSLDSSPETTIRRITALTDQLCGVEEENKTLKESLNRKANEIQFSRVMLARTASKLMRLESEIESRGHVTLEQPKSNPALQDISLSSTSDIGSEDKVSCADSWASALISQLEHFRSVKQKESMSCKSVGPSDISLMDDFLEMEKLAVVSVEKAPKISCASLEENNEIDGLPEARPNGISSEVISKEIIPVSDHLSEFSTSNQESCSIDILNGDIPGWLLDVVKVILEQKCVTHKNLDDIREDIRLALSYLNNADQCGFDSSKGHPFDGSKPLHFSQHTSWKPLNNSVVDPCGEVNDAEILSIKGTKQKPQRDLSQSIGKIIELIEGISMPAEDYDNSDSLYKRDGNIRTHKNQGMPTGYMVRVFQWKTSELSNVLQQFLHVCYDLLNDKADHEKFATELTTALDWIMNHCFSLQDVSSMRDAIKKQFDWDETQSENEAETGMFADTYKLHLPIEQLSCLPVLTNSDCHDVPTEEMQYVDKEEIKNIEDKVISSESEKEALEGRLQSAINQLQESEKTIGSLRLELQTLKELNRILEEQVQNHAFINVDLDTQLTETELKEANHKVLALEVELENKNQYCEELETRCVELQLQLESMTKKWSDNDVNQRDEPLQTDWEITSASEKLAECQETILNLGKQLKALAAPKDASLFDNAIAAQCHTVTDTNIVPLKDTKVKNRSSLFDQMLADDDTKGKVSKASERGSSPTSIPGFKLPLEKILLLNGLKGQDDSASVNSMAIVPAKKSSGRNFWRRLFGRKKSKKKTQLSLNT; the protein is encoded by the exons ATGGATCACAAGTCTTGGCTTTGGGGGAACAAAGCCACACAGAAGACAAATTTAGCAACTGACAAAACAAATCTCACTTCAAAAGAAAATGGAGAG gtACAGGCTCCTCTAactgataaagaaaaattggagaaagacttaaaaagattaaatgatAAGCTTGCTTTTACACTTTCTGAATGCAATGCTAAAGATGAGCAGATCAAGAAACAAACGAAAATTGTACAAGAAGCAGTAGCAG GATGGGAGAAAGCAGAAGCTGAAATATTGTCTATGAAGCAACATCTCGATGAATCTATACAGAAGCAGTTAGTTTATAAAGAAAGAGTGGCCCAATTGGATGGTGCTCTCAAGGAATGTATGCAACAGTTACGTTTTGTTAGAGAAGAACAAGAGCTAAGGATTCATGATGCTGTGATGAAGGCTTCTAAAGAATTTGAAGAAGCATACATAGTTTTGGAGGAGCAGCTATCAGAGACCAGTAAAGGGCTTGCTAAATCTGGGGTTGAAAATTCTCGTCTTAATAAATCTATTATTGCTAAAGAAAATTTGATTGAAGATCTGAAAAGACAATTGGCTCATGCAGAGGCTGATCATAATGCACTGATGATTAGATTAGAGTCCATTGAGAAAGATAATGCATCCCTAAAGTATGAAGCTCAAGTGCTTGAAAAGGAACTTGCTATTAGAAATGAGGAAAGAGAATTTAATTGTCGAGCAGCTGATGCTTCTCATAAGCTGCACTTAcagagtgtaaaaaaaattgccaaCTTAGAATCAGAATGTCAGAGGCTGCGTATTCTGGTTCGAAAACGGTTACCAAGTCAAGCTTGCCtggcaaaaatgaaaaatgaagtcGAAATGTTGGAACAGGATTCACTTGAAATGAGAAGGAAAAACTTGAACTCAACCAGTGTAGTggttgaatcttcacttgacaGTTCTCCTGAGACTACCATTAGAAGAATCACTGCTTTGACCGATCAACTATGTGGtgtggaagaagaaaacaagacCTTGAAAGAATCGCTAAATAGGAAAGCAAATGAAATCCAATTCTCCAGAGTAATGCTTGCTCGCACAGCTTCTAAACTGATGCGACTTGAGTCAGAGATTGAATCTAGAGGTCATGTAACCTTGGAGCAGCCTAAAAGTAATCCTGCATTGCAAGACATATCTTTGTCATCAACGTCTGACATTGGCAGTGAGGACAAGGTTAGCTGTGCTGACTCCTGGGCTTCTGCATTGATTTCACAATTGGAGCACTTTAGAAGTGTAAAACAGAAGGAATCAATGTCTTGTAAAAGTGTTGGACCTTCAGATATAAGCCTAATGGATGACTTCCTTGAAATGGAAAAATTAGCAGTGGTCTCTGTTGAAAAAGCCCCCAAAATTTCTTGTGCTTCTTTAGAAGAAAACAATGAAATAGATGGCCTGCCAGAGGCTAGACCGAATGGGATTAGCTCTGAAGTAATAAGTAAGGAGATTATTCCTGTTTCTGATCATTTGTCAGAGTTCTCTACATCTAATCAGGAATCATGTTCCATTGACATATTAAATGGTGATATTCCTGGTTGGCTTCTGGATGTAGTAAAAGTGATCTTGGAACAAAAGTGTGTCACTCATAAGAACCTTGATGACATACGTGAGGATATTAGATTGGCTTTGAGCTATCTAAATAATGCAGATCAATGTGGGTTTGATTCAAGCAAAGGCCATCCATTTGATGGATCTAAGCCTCTACATTTTAGTCAGCACACCTCATGGAAACCTTTGAATAATTCTGTGGTAGATCCATGTGGTGAAGTAAATGATGCCGAGATTTTATCAATAAAGGGAACTAAACAGAAACCTCAAAGAGATTTGAGCCAGTCAATAGGTAAGATAATTGAGCTTATTGAAGGGATTAGCATGCCTGCTGAGGATTATGATAATTCAGATTCCTTGTACAAAAGAGATGGAAATATCCGTACACATAAGAATCAAGGAATGCCAACAGGCTACATGGTCCGTGTTTTCCAGTGGAAAACATCTGAACTCAGTAATGTCTTGCAGCAATTTCTCCATGTGTGTTACGATTTACTCAATGACAAGGCTGATCATGAAAAATTTGCCACAGAACTAACGACAGCTTTGGATTGGATTATGAATCACTGCTTTTCACTTCAGGATGTTTCTAGTATGAGGGATGccattaaaaaacaatttgattGGGATGAGACGCAAAGTGAAAATGAAGCTGAAACAGGGATGTTTGCAGACACATATAAGTTGCATCTTCCCATAGAACAGTTATCATGTTTGCCTGTGCTAACTAATTCAGATTGTCATGATGTTCCAACTGAAGAGATGCAATATGTtgataaggaagaaattaaaaatattgaagataAAGTAATCAGTTCTGAATCTGAGAAAGAAGCCTTGGAAGGGAGGCTCCAATCAGCTATAAATCAACTTCAGGAATCAGAGAAAACTATTGGCAGCTTGAGATTGGAGTTACAAACCTTGAAAGAATTGAATCGAATACTTGAGGAGCAAGTacaaaatcatgcattcataaATGTAGATCTTGACACTCAGCTAACAGAAACTGAATTAAAAGAAGCTAATCACAAAGTTTTGGCATTAGAAGTGGAACTGGAGAACAAAAATCAATATTGTGAAGAATTAGAGACCAGATGCGTTGAACTTCAGCTCCAGCTTGAAAG CATGACAAAGAAGTGGTCGGACAATGATGTTAATCAAAGAGATGAGCCACTGCAAACT GACTGGGAGATAACTTCTGCTTCAGAAAAGTTGGCGGAGTGTCAAGAAACCATCCTTAACCTTGGGAAGCAGTTGAAGGCCTTAGCTGCACCAAAGGATGCCTCCCTTTTTGACAATGCCATTGCTGCCCAATGTCATACAGTTACAGACACAAATATTGTCCCCCTAAAAGACACGAAAGTGAAAAATCGATCTTCTCTATTTGATCAGATGTTGGCTGATGATGATACTAAAGGAAAGGTTAGCAAAGCAAGTGAAAGAGGCTCCAGTCCCACCAGCATTCCTGGTTTTAAGCTGCCCCTGGAAAAGATTTTACTTTTGAATGGACTTAAAGGCCAGGATGACAGTGCCAGTGTTAATTCTATGGCCATTGTACCAGCCAAGAAATCCAGTGGTCGGAATTTTTGGAGAAGGCTATTTGGGAGAAAGaaatccaaaaagaaaacacaGCTTTCGTTGAACACATGA